The following DNA comes from Methanosarcina vacuolata Z-761.
AAAATGCTTGTATCAAAGTAGTTTTGCCCTCCATACTTGCGAAGGATCTCAACATCGTTTTTATCCTGGATTAGATCTCCTACAAGCCCATAATCAAATTTATCATGCCCTGCTTCTACTGGAGTATGGGTAGTAAAGATACAAAGTTCCTTTACTTTATTTGGGTCTAAGCTGTTTTGCTTCAAAAGTTCTAGAGCAAGTAAGCTTGAATGCCCTTCATTCATATGGTACTTTCTGACTTTGAACCCAAGAGCATTAAGCATTCGTACTCCCCCGATTCCGAGTACTATCTCCTACTTGAGTCTATAGCGTTGATCGCCTCCATATAGAAAATCCGTAATCTTGCGGTCTTCCGATTCATTTCCTTCAACATTTGTATCTAGAAAAATTATCGGCACGCAGCCTTCTATATGGCTCTTGTAAGTATAAGTCCAGGCTCTGAGTTTAACGTCTCTATTCTGAATTTTTACTTTTACCTCTTCTTCGCAAAGAGTCATAAAACGCGAAGGATCCCACTCATCAGCATGTTCTGTTTGATTTCCTTCAGGATCAAGAATCTGTCTAAAATAGCCTTTATTGCTTACCAGTGTTACTGCTACCAGTGGGATATTCAGATCCGCGGCTGAGCGGATAACATCACCTGCAAGACCCCCTAATCCCCCTGCATAGGTCGAAATTTCACTACGAAGACCTATCTCCATTGAAAAATAAGCAATATTTTGTCTCTCCAGTACTCCGTGAAGATTCTCCATATCATCAAGTCCTTTATTTTTTTTAAATTATAACTTGTTTTTTATATTAAAAATCATCACATTTTAAAACATTAAATATACATTTTTGAAAATAAACACAATTTTCTTTGAATAATGTCAACAAATAAATGAAAACGCTTTTAACACTTAACAATATATCAAAATTTTTGTAAAATTTGTTTTATATTATTTAAACATAACTATTAAGCCTATCATCAAAGTTAATTGATATCGATTTTGATGAAAACAAAGAGTTTAATAACTGACTGGTAGACAACGAAAAAGTGCAATCAATTGCCAATAATCAATGAAAATTCATTTAAAGAAATCTGTAAGTTGAATTTTAATGGCGATGGCTAACGATCTTGTTTTATCCGGATTTCTATATTTGTAACTAAATATTGTAACTATATATTGTAACTAAATATTGTAACTAAATATGAAACAAATCCAACTTTCAAATAATATTTGATAAGCAAAATTATTTCATACCCAAACACGTTTTTCCTACGGATAGTGGGACAAAAACCTGCGGACTTCTTCTCTTAGGAGAAAAGAATGAAACAGGAAGAGGCAATCCGGGAAACCGGCTCAGATCATACCAGCTAATCTGGGAATCAGCTAATCTGGGCATGGGGATTTAAGTTTCCGAAGGTGATTACTTGCCTTTGACGGAAACTCTAAGAATTTTGATATGCCTCAAAGGGTTAGATGACTATAAGTTATATCTGAAAGATCAGTAGCATACGAGAATGTCGTAGAAAATTCAAAAGATCAAAAGCTTACAAATTGAAACTTAACATGGGGAGATAATTATGAGTAAGATGACACTTAAGGAGAGACTTTTAAACGCGCTTGAAGGAAAAGAAGTTGACAAAGTGCCGGTCTGTTCTGTAACCCAGACAGGAATCGTTGAATTAATGGATGAAGTTGGGGCTCCCTGGCCGGAGGCTCATTCTGATCCTGAAAAAATGGCGAAGCTTGCGATTGCAAACTATGAATTAAGCGGGCTTGAAGCTGTAAGAGTTCCATATTGCCTGACTGTGCTTGCCGAAGCTATGGGCTGTGAGGTTAATATGGGAACCAAAAACAGGCAGCCTTCAGTTACTGCACATCCCTATACCAAAGACCTTGAAGGCATGGAAATGCCTGAGAACCTGCTTGATATGGGGAGAATCAGGGCTGTACTTGATTCAATCAAACTTATAAGGGAAAAAGTAGGGCCAGATGTACCTATTATAGGAGGAATGGAAGGACCTATTACTCTTGCTTCCGATCTGGCGAGTGTAAAGTCCTTTATGAAATGGTCTATTAAAAAGCCTGATCTGTTACATCAGGTACTGGATTTCGCAACTGATGCCACAATAGCGTATGCAAATTCAATGGTTGTTGCAGGAGCAGACATCATCTCCGTTGCCGATCCTGTAGCATCTCCTGACCTGCTGAGTCCAGAATCTTTTAAAAATGATCTCCAGTCAAGGTTGCAGAAGTTTTCCTCAAACGTAAATTCTGTTACGGTACTGCATATATGTGGAAGTGTGTCCCCTATCCTTAACTATATGGCAGATTGCGGTTTCGAAGGTTTGAGCGTTGAAGAAAAAGTTGGCAGTATTAAGAAGGCTAAGGAAGTGCTTGGGGATAGAGCAAGGCTCGTAGGAAATATCTCAAGTCCTTTTGTTCTGCTTCCTGGTCCTGTCGATAAGATAAAAGAAGAATCGAAAAAAGCGATTTCCGAAGGTGTAGATGTACTGGCGCCTGGCTGCGGAATTGCACCTATGACTCCGCTTTTCCACATTAAAGCGATGGTCGAGGCAAGAGACGAATACTACGCTTGAATACTCACACAGAAAAACGAATTTAACTAATTTTTCTATTATTTTTTTACGAATTTTTCACTAATTTTTATTAACATTTTTTATTGTCATTTTCAATTTTTTAATATGTTATATGTGCTGCTCGTATCCCATCCAGGGAGGACGGGATCTCGTTCACTTCTTTCTCTCAAGCAGTCTATTTCTTGATTATATATTCTTATTGTAATTGTTTTGACCGGTTTTTTCGTGTCCTTCATAATTGTAGATCTTGAGTAAATTAAGTGTTAATTTGTACAATCACAACTATATAGTGTTCACTCAACTGTTGCTGCTTAACAGAAAAACCTTCAGTGCTAAATGAGTCGGCCAGTACTAAATATTTCTATATAAATATATCAGGAAACCAAAAAACTACACTCTAAATTTATCAAGAAAACCAGAAAACTACACTCGGGATTTTAAAAAAGGAAAAAGGAGAATTGCCTTATTAGAGGTCGTAGTTCTCCGGCTTGAATACTTTGACTTCCTGTTTATACTTTGTAAGGCAGTCACTCATGAACTTTTCTTTGTCGTCGGTGAGGGCCTCAAAAGCGGCCTTTGCGTCTGCAAGGGCTTTAGCTTCGAATCTGGAGAGCTCGAGTTTACCCCTTGCTCCTTCTTCGACAATATTAATGCATTCGATAGCGGCGTTCTTGGCACGGAGGTAAATATCATTTCCGTCTTTTGCAATTGCCTGTCCTACTCTGTAGGCGTTCGGGTATGCGAGTACATAGCCCTGTGCGTCTCTGTATATATCCGAAGCTACGAACATGTCCCTGAGTATTTTTTCATTACCTGAATCAAGAGCAACATTCATTAGGGCACAGTCATAAGCTAAGGTTTCTCCCCAACACTGAACTGTGGTACCGCCGAATTCGCCGTGATACTCAACAGATTCATTGGACCAGAGGTCGCAGCACTGCATGACAATGTTACCCATCAGGTCGGAGTGAGCACAGGTTGAAGTTTTACCTTCCTGAGCTATCGGGACACCTGCAATGGATTTTACAATGGTATTTTCGTAACCACAGTCCTTTCCAGGGCCGACTGCACCGGCTTCGTAAGCAACGAGAGATCTTGCGGCAGAAATCGTCCTTGCAATGATTGCAAGTGTGTGGGCGAGGTTCTTGTCCAGCAGCCCGCCTGCAATGAACATCGCAGTGTTTGCCTGGGCACAGTCTGTGTCACCTGATGCTATTACATTATTCTTTTTTGCAACTGATGCGATGTCTTGCCAGATCATTTCCATATCTATGCTGCCGAGAACACCTATGCCGTAAAGTACTCCGGCCATGTCGTTCCTGAGGATTGCATAGTCAAATACTTCTTTTCCACCCATTGACTCTACTGCAAGCATATCAGCACCGTTCTGGGCACACTGTTCGAATGCCTCCATAAAGACGCTGTACTTGTCTCCTCTGAGAGCGAGGAAGTCTCTGGTCTCGCGGATGTCACCAATGGTGTGGCGGAGTGCGCACTTTATGCCGTATTCATCATGGTAATCTTCCATGATAGTTTTCTGGGCGTGTGCAACGGCTGCTCCCCAATCAGGGTGATTGGACATCTGCTGAACATGTTCGGTTTCAAGCACGACAGCTGGAGCTCCGATTTGAACCATCCTTGCCATAATGTCGGTAGTGATCCTTTCGTATTCCTTTATGAGCTTTTCTTTGGATGCTCCTGCTTCAGGTCTTGGGGCATAGTTTACTTCGGGAGTTGTGTAACCGGCACCGATTTCAAGTCCCAGCCCTGTTTTAACTGGCGTGACAGCTTTTCCGAAAACCATGTCATCTGCGCTTGCATAAGCCATTTTAGTACATCTTGTTACTGCCATTACTCCATCTCCTCAGTGTCTATGGAATTTCTCCCTCAGTTTCACAATGTTGTCTCCATTTGCCTTGATGAAATCGGCTATTTTCGCGGCATCGGCTGCTTCCTCACCGTACACGCCAAGCTCATACTCTGACACGAAGTCCTGGTTGACAGCACCACCGCCGCATGCGAATGGAATCCTGTAGCCTTTCTCCAGAAGTTTGTCATTAACTTCCTTGAATGCATACATAGTCGTTGTCATGAGGGCTGTACCTGTAAGCATGAGGGGCTTTTCTTTCTCCACGGCAGCTATTACTTCGTCCACAGGGACATCTCTTCCAAGATCCACTACATCATAGCCGGCTGCTCTCAGTAGTGCGGCCACAATGTTCTTTCCGATATCGTGCACGTCACCTTCTGCAACGTGACAAACGATTTTTCCTTTGGTTTCAGGTGATTTTCCTGCTTTCTGCTTAACGTATTCGATACCTTCCAACATGGCATCAGCAGACATCATGACGTTTGGCAGGAAAATAACTCCCTCATCATAAAGCCTAGAGACTACTCCCATTCCAACCATCAATGCGTCATTAATAAGGGAGATCGGGTCTTTTCCGGAACTGATAGCCTTTTCCAACCCCTCAACAACATCATCCTCTTCGCCTTCAAAGATGGCCTTTGCAATCGGATAAATCATTGAATCCTTTGGGTAAAGTTCTTCTGCAGCCTCTTCTGGTGTCATTTCCTTTTCCATTTTTACGTTGTAACGAACCAGAATGCCACTGGGATCTATATCTATCAAATGTCTAACCTCCATTTTGGCATTTGAGGAGCAAATAATCCCTGAGTATTTACAGGGGTAAAAATCGGGTTAAAAACCAAACTTCTCCTGAGATTGATCTTGATCTTATATCTTGATCTTATTTTGGTATTTAACATTCTCCTTTTTTTCACAGATACAACTACGCGAGATCCAAACAGGTATAAAATCCCAAATTCTTCCCAATTTCTTAAAGGGACTCCTAACTCCTCTTAATTTAATTGGAATCCTATATATATAAAACTCACTGAGCAAGTTTAAGGTTCTAATACTGAACTTCAGGCTGTAATTTTCTTTATTGAGGGGCCTTGTTACTCTTAATGTCCAGTTTTTATGAATTTTCTTTTAAATCAGATATAGTTTGAAAATCTGTACAATTGTTAATACTAAAAGAGTTTTTATAACAGTATGTGGCTCTTAATTTTTTGGCAGGTTAAGTTAATTTTCAGAAAATAATTTGTAATGAAAAGCAGTCAATAACTTTCAAAATAAAATCCTGCACTTTAATAATAACTATATTTTATCTTATCTTTTCTTTCTTAACTTAATCTCTTTTGGAAAAAATATATCTTTCAGCCTTTAGTTTAGTTTGTCTGAAAGCATTTTCTCGAAAGATATATATATCAGTAATGCATTTAGAGGATCCCTGATCTAAGAAGGTCAGTAATCCTTAAATCTATAGATTTTTGCAAAAATCATTTTTTGCGGAAAAATCTATGGTCAAAAATTATTCAAACAAAACCTTTATATAGGAAAAATTCCTTCTATATATCCCTCACAAAAGGCAAAATTGTGAGCATTCGACTCTCTTACTATAATGTAAGGTTATAATGGCAGTATCTCTATAGATTCAAGCAAATTTTTCATTTTGCTACGGATCTCAGAGTAAAAAATTGCCTGAGAGTAAAGCTTTATATACAAGAAATGTCTTGTATACATCCCTCACACAAGCGATTGTGTCGAGGTGAATAACACAAAGCTTTATATACAAGAAATACCTTGTATATGACCCTGCGCAAACTGATTGCGTAGATACAAATCACAAATCTCTTTCATCTTTTAATGGAGTCAGGAGTTGTTTCCTGACTGACGAGGATTTTGTCGGTTCGGTTAATTCTGGGCGGTGAGAGTTTTCATAACATATCATCGCGAAACTGAAATAACTGAATTGATAGTTGTTAGTGCAAGTTTCTGCGACCAAGACCTTTATTTTGAAGTGTGCGATACATTAACAATTCTGGTTGATCCTGCCAGAGGTTACTGCTATCGGTGTTCGCCTAAGCCATGCGAGTCATATGTTCTTCGTGAACATGGCGTACTGCTCAGTAACACGTGGATAACCTGCCCTTGGGTCCGGCATAACCCCGGGAAACTGGGGATAATTCCGGATAACGCACATATGCTGGAATGCTTTATGCGTAAAATGGATTCGTCTGCCCAAGGATGGGTCTGCGGCCTATCAGGTAGTAGTGGGTGTAATGTACCTACTAGCCTACAACGGGTACGGGTTGTGAGAGCAAGAGCCCGGAGATGGATTCTGAGACATGAATCCAGGCCCTACGGGGCGCAGCAGGCGCGAAAACTTTACAATGCGGGAAACCGTGATAAGGGGACACCGAGTGCTAGCATCATATGCTGGCTGTCCAGGTGTGTAAAATACACCTGTTAGCAAGGGCCGGGCAAGACCGGTGCCAGCCGCCGCGGTAACACCGGCGGCCCGAGTGGTGATCGTGATTATTGGGTCTAAAGGGTCCGTAGCCGGTTTGGTCAGTCCTCCGGGAAATCTGACAGCTCAACTGTTAGGCTTTCGGGGGATACTGCCAGACTTGGAACCGGGAGAGGTAAGAGGTACTACAGGGGTAGGAGTGAAATCTTGTAATCCCTGTGGGACCACCTGTGGCGAAGGCGTCTTACCAGAACGGGTTCGACGGTGAGGGACGAAAGCTGGGGGCACGAACCGGATTAGATACCCGGGTAGTCCCAGCCGTAAACGATGCTCGCTAGGTGTCAGGCATGGCGCGACCGTGTCTGGTGCCGCAGGGAAGCCGTGAAGCGAGCCACCTGGGAAGTACGGCCGCAAGGCTGAAACTTAAAGGAATTGGCGGGGGAGCACAACAACGGGTGGAGCCTGCGGTTTAATTGGACTCAACGCCGGACAACTCACCGGGGACGACAGCAATATGTAGGCCAGGCTGAAGACCTTGCCTGAATCGCTGAGAGGAGGTGCATGGCCGTCGCCAGTTCGTACTGTGAAGCATCCTGTTAAGTCAGGCAACGAGCGAGACCCGTGCCCACTGTTACCAGCATGTCCTCCGGGATGATGGGTACTCTGTGGGGACCGCCGGTGTTAAATCGGAGGAAGGTGCGGGCTACGGTAGGTCAGTATGCCCCGAATTTCCCGGGCTACACGCGGGCTACAATGAATGGGACAATGGGCCCCTCCCCTGAAAAGGGCTGGTAATCTCACAAACCCATCCTTAGTTCGGATCGAGGGCTGTAACTCGCCCTCGTGAAGCTGGAATCCGTAGTAATCGCGTTTCAATATAGCGCGGTGAATACGTCCCTGCTCCTTGCACACACCGCCCGTCAAACCACCCGAGTGAGGTATGGGTGAGGGCACGAACTCTGTGTCGTGTTCGAACCTGTGCTTTGCAAGGGGGGTTAAGTCGTAACAAGGTAGCCGTAGGGGAATCTGCGGCTGGATCACCTCCTAAGCAAAAAAACCCACTGCCCAGATGCCGATAAACCGAACAAAATCCTCACCCCTGAGATCCGCTGTGGATCTCTAGTCTCTCTAGGGCTTGTAGATCAGATGGAAGATCGCTGCCTTTGCAAGGCAGAGGCCCTGGGTTCGAATCCCAGCAAGTCCATTTTTGTGCACTCGGAAAGTAAATTTTCGGGGAAGGGCGGATTGCCTGCGTTGACACGCAGGTACATGAAGTCATGTATAGGTGCTGTATACTGGACGCTTTCTGGACCTGGTTAGGATACACAGGAATTATGCTATCAGGTGGATGGCTCGGCTCAAGAGCTGATGAAGGACGTGCCAAGCTGCGATAAGCCCGGGGTAGGTGCAAGGAGCCAATGAACCCGGGATTTCCGAATGGGACCTCTCCATAGTGATCAGTAATGATCGGGAACGCTCCGAATTGAAACATCTTAGTAGGAGCAGGAAAAGAAATCAACCGAGATACCGTGAGTAACGGCGAGTGAAAACGGCACAGTTCAAACCGAATCCCTTCACAGGGAAATGTGGTGTTGTAGGGCTGTTCAAACGTCCGGCGGCTAAACAGAACTTGCCTGAAACGGCAGACCGTAGAGTGTGACAGTCACGTATGTGTAAACCAAAAGACCGGAACATGTCCCTGAGTACCGTGCGTTGGATATCGTGCGGGAATCTGGGGGGCACCAACCTCCAAAACTAAATACTACTTGAGACCGATAGCGAAATAGTAGGGTGACCGAACGCTGAAAAGTACCCCGAGAAGGGAGGTGCAAAGTGCCTGAAACCTGATAGTGATAGAACGATATGGCATGAAAGGAACTCTGATATGAAGGAAACATTCGCGAGAATGTTGTACGAATATCACTGCCAGTGTCGTATCTTACGTTTTGAAGAACGGGCCAGGGAGTTTATCTCAGTGGCAATGGCTAACCTTATATTTGGGCAGCCGAAGCGAAAGCAACATGTGCGCAGCCCTTCGGGCGAGGCACGACGTATACAAGTGCGTGGAGTCACTGGGGTAAGACCCGAAGCCGGGTGATCTAGGCGTGGGCAGGTTGAAGCGTGGCGAAAGCTACGTGGAGGACCGCAAGCGGTATTGATCTGCAAATCATTCGTGTGACCTGCGTCTCGTAGTGAAATGCTAATCTAACCCGGCATCCGCTGGTTCCTTCCAAAACATGTCGCAGCATGACCTGACTGGAGATCGTCGGTGGAGTAGAGCACTGATTAGCGGTTCCGGGGGGGAAACCCCTCGCCCGCCTGTCAAACTCCAAACCCACCGTCATTGTAGAAAGTCGGAGTCCGGACTGCTGGGGTAAGCTTGTAGTCCGTAAGGGAGACAACCCAGCCCGTGGTTAAGGTCCCCAAGTGTCGACTAAGTGTTAATACTAAAGGGCGTCCCAAGCCCAAGACAGCTGGAAGGTTAGCTTAGAAGCAGCTACCCTTCAAAGAGTGCGTAACAGCTCACCAGTCGAGGTTTGGGGCCCCGAAAATTGACGGGGCTCAAGTCGACCACCGATACCACGGAGTACCGCAAGGTAATCTCGTAGGAAGGCGTTGCGTTCGGGCTGAAGCAGGGCTGTAAAGTCCTGTGGACCGTTCGCAAACGAAAATCCTGGTAATAGTAGCAGCAAAGCAGGGTGAGAATCCCTGCCGCCGAAGGGGCCAGGTTTCCTCGGCAATGATCGTCAGCCGAGGGTTAGTCGGTCCTAAGACGTACCGTAATTCGAGTACGCCGAAAGGGAAACAGGTTAATATTCCTGTACCATTTAGCAATCCGTCTGACGTCTCAGGGCAGGCCGAGCGGCGTCGTCGCGCCGTCTAAGCAGCGAACCCCGTGGAGAGCCGTAATGGCGAGAAGCGGGCGAATCTGTAATGGCTAAAGTCGGCTGCACCCAGGGACCCGTGAAAAGGCCGCTAAATGTCCGTACCAAGATCTGACACTGGTGCCCCTAGCTGAAAAGGCTAAGGCGTGTCGGAGTACTTCAGTTAAGGGAATTCGGCAAATTAGCTCCGTAACTTCGGGATAAGGAGTGCCTGCTGTGAAGACAGCAGGTCGCAGTGACCAGGGGGCTCTAACTGTCTAATACCAACATAGGAGATTGCAAACCCGTAAGGGCTAGTACAATCTCTGAATCCTGCTCAGTGCAGGTACCTGAAACCCCGTTTCAACGGGAAGAAGGGCCTGTAAACAGCGGGGGTAACTATGACCCTCTTAAGGTAGCGTAGTACCTTGTCGCTTAATTGGCGACTTGCATGAATGGATCAATGAGAGCCCTACTGTCCCTAACTGGAATCCGGTGAAGCTTACATTCTAGTGCACAGTCTAGAGACCTCTAGGGGGAAGTGAAGACCCCGTGGAGCTTTACTGCAGCCTGTCGTTGGGTTGTGGTTCTGGATGTACAGTGTAGGTAGGAGGCATCGAAGCGGGTGCGCCAGCATCCGTGGAGCCGCAATTGGGACACTACCCTTCTGGGACTACGACCCTAACTCTGCGAAGAGGACCCCGATAGGTGGGCAGTTTGCCTGGGGCGGGACGCCCTTGAAAAGATATCAAGGG
Coding sequences within:
- a CDS encoding glycogen/starch/alpha-glucan phosphorylase, which encodes MENLHGVLERQNIAYFSMEIGLRSEISTYAGGLGGLAGDVIRSAADLNIPLVAVTLVSNKGYFRQILDPEGNQTEHADEWDPSRFMTLCEEEVKVKIQNRDVKLRAWTYTYKSHIEGCVPIIFLDTNVEGNESEDRKITDFLYGGDQRYRLK
- the mtaA gene encoding methylcobamide:CoM methyltransferase MtaA, yielding MSKMTLKERLLNALEGKEVDKVPVCSVTQTGIVELMDEVGAPWPEAHSDPEKMAKLAIANYELSGLEAVRVPYCLTVLAEAMGCEVNMGTKNRQPSVTAHPYTKDLEGMEMPENLLDMGRIRAVLDSIKLIREKVGPDVPIIGGMEGPITLASDLASVKSFMKWSIKKPDLLHQVLDFATDATIAYANSMVVAGADIISVADPVASPDLLSPESFKNDLQSRLQKFSSNVNSVTVLHICGSVSPILNYMADCGFEGLSVEEKVGSIKKAKEVLGDRARLVGNISSPFVLLPGPVDKIKEESKKAISEGVDVLAPGCGIAPMTPLFHIKAMVEARDEYYA
- the mtaB gene encoding methanol--corrinoid protein co-methyltransferase MtaB; translation: MAVTRCTKMAYASADDMVFGKAVTPVKTGLGLEIGAGYTTPEVNYAPRPEAGASKEKLIKEYERITTDIMARMVQIGAPAVVLETEHVQQMSNHPDWGAAVAHAQKTIMEDYHDEYGIKCALRHTIGDIRETRDFLALRGDKYSVFMEAFEQCAQNGADMLAVESMGGKEVFDYAILRNDMAGVLYGIGVLGSIDMEMIWQDIASVAKKNNVIASGDTDCAQANTAMFIAGGLLDKNLAHTLAIIARTISAARSLVAYEAGAVGPGKDCGYENTIVKSIAGVPIAQEGKTSTCAHSDLMGNIVMQCCDLWSNESVEYHGEFGGTTVQCWGETLAYDCALMNVALDSGNEKILRDMFVASDIYRDAQGYVLAYPNAYRVGQAIAKDGNDIYLRAKNAAIECINIVEEGARGKLELSRFEAKALADAKAAFEALTDDKEKFMSDCLTKYKQEVKVFKPENYDL
- the mtaC gene encoding methanol--corrinoid protein MtaC; its protein translation is MEVRHLIDIDPSGILVRYNVKMEKEMTPEEAAEELYPKDSMIYPIAKAIFEGEEDDVVEGLEKAISSGKDPISLINDALMVGMGVVSRLYDEGVIFLPNVMMSADAMLEGIEYVKQKAGKSPETKGKIVCHVAEGDVHDIGKNIVAALLRAAGYDVVDLGRDVPVDEVIAAVEKEKPLMLTGTALMTTTMYAFKEVNDKLLEKGYRIPFACGGGAVNQDFVSEYELGVYGEEAADAAKIADFIKANGDNIVKLREKFHRH